The sequence TAtgcaaaaggaaagaaattccacaattagaatatttctctcatgttgtttaaatatattcaaagaatattataaatatcataatgaaACATATCTGTATCTGAACAGtttgttttgaaaaaaagttTTGTTGATATGTGATAAGAATAACAacttaaatttgtttatatgacaattataacattttacatacTATGGTCACTGTATTAGTTTACAAACTGAATCATTTCCAGAATTACACTATGGATTGTTTAGAATATATGtttaaagaaagtaaaatttttctctatataaatcattaaaaaagGCTAATATGAAAACTATTTGatgtaaaacgaaatataaatggGTACACtacaaattttgtagattttctTTTGtggaattatgtatttaaattttgtatgacTTTCTAAATGTCAGcagttaaatattataatttcacagTTATTGTCATTAATTTGTATTGTTACAAATTGATTCGCACAAAAAATTGTCAATAAACCacagtaaaaaaatattgtaaaaattttagtaCATAGAATGGTTATTTTAATGAACATGTGTACATATTTGTTGGTACCGATACGAATGTATAACCAGACATGAGTCGAGAGATCATTAGAGCAATGTTAAAAAAGTCTGCCAAAAAATGGGCACTAAAAATAAGAGCCTCTCGTGGCCAATAGCTGCACTATCGTCCCCGGTGGTTTTGGAGAAACGTGCTAATGCACGGCGCGAAGAGAAATGTGCTACAATGCGACGTGCAACCGTACGACTCAACTCGTACCTCGTACCGGTGAAAAGTCGCGCCTATCGTAATTCGTAATCACGCACGTAACGtgacataaatataaagtagCAGTGGGGATAATGCGGTAATGTGATATCATGTGCCATATGCataaaaataagcaaatacTTGTAAGTATTAAGTATACGTAAAAGACAAATACTAGATTTCTTATGTATAACCTTTTACTAGTACTAGGTATTAAATCATGGTAAATCTTAAGTAAATACCATTTCTAGTAAATACTTTATCCTTTACGCACACGGAATtgagtatttatttaaagaatcaCTAGTAAAAGCTTTTACTTTTAtgcataattttttactaatatttagtaataaatgATGGTAAATCTTAAGTAAATACTATTTCTAGTAAAAACTTCATCCTTTATGCACACGGAACCgagtatttatttgaaaaatcactAGTAAAAGCTCTTACTTgcctttatacatataatcctATGTATCCAAAAAGGGGGAATTCTTACGGCAACACAAATAGAAGAGAAACGTACGCACAGCAACGAAACACTGCCAGAGTAAACATAGACAGCCAGCCTTAAGTATGTAGTACATACCATGTACTAGGacatttattgatatattttataaattacgtgCTTTCCattgcttttattttcaagttaatttattataaatctattattCCATTTATATCATGTATGCATTGCAATGAAATAAccgaaataaagtaaaatttgttataattatctaataaatatgttaaatagatatactaatatttatgttcGTCACTTGTAGATAAATtcgtttcctattttttttttttttttacaaaatgtaacgattattaatgaaaaactaaatttaaagaaaagtaCATAGTTTCGCCGTGCCGATCTGAAGGAGATTGATTATTTCAACAGTGCTTTCAGAGAGacttttgtataataattatatttataaattagatatatGTACAAGGTACAGATTTagaaaaaacatatttaaaaacaaaaaaatttttttaattttatgttttcagTTGGTTCTATTtgtgaatttaaataattttcatctatCCGGCATATAAACATTTAGATGACTTTTTCGAACGAAAATGTTATTACATTTGCTTTAAgtgaaaaatgattatatattatgcaaGTAATACTACTATTAACGCCTTTCTtcaaacatttacattttttatttcatatttttgtgaaattgtaaaaccatTACGTCTTCTGAGATTTCGGTGAtctttgttatataatattatatattatatgttattatatattatatatttcctgtatattattatatgttatataatatatgctatattgatataaattcaaatcCATAAGCATCGGCGGCAACTGACGATTTCCCTACTCTCTATTACTCTTGTACTCCCTACtctttaatataatgtataacctaTAAAGCGTTTTTGAGATATTGTTTCATCCACGTGCTCCGAATCTGTGTTATAAGTGAGaggtaatttataaaattttttatattaacgaCAAATTTGTTAACACGTATATTTTGTAACACacaaatttttgcaaataatatgTTGAACCAACATATTATGTTAGAAAtgttaatatcaaaaaatattcattatatttatatacatacatatatagctTTATTGCATACTAGATTAGATTACTCGCATAtctatttgattatttaaatttttatttatttctaattatagaTGTATCTTTATTAAGATGACTATTttctataaagaaatttctaaagaaatgGAGTATGAACAAATGAGTGAAGTTGATGAGGATATGGAAGAAAGTAGCAGTGATAGTAATGAAGAGGATTCTATTGCAAGTGatgaagtaaaaaataataaatctaagATATATCTTCCTGGAAAGCCTTTAGAATGTGGAGAAGAACTTATTGTGGACAAAACAGCATATCGAATGTTACATCATGCCCAATCCGGAGCTCCTTGTCTtagttttgatattattttagatgACTTGGGTAATAATAGAGAAGATTACCCATTGAATATATATCTTGTAGCTGGAACTCAAGCTGCCAAGACACATGTTAACAATCTCCTtgttatgaaaatgaaaaatctatgTGGTATAGAAGATAATTCTGATGATGAATCAGATGATGATGAATTACATAGTGAAAGTGATACGAATATACCAATTTTGTCTGTGGCACCAATGAAGCATCAAGGTTGTGTTAATAGAGTtaggtaaatatatatttttattgcctTTTAATAACCATAATACCAATTACCAACATAAAGTTAtcaataatgtaaatttccaatataaataattaaaaaaataacatttattggTTGTTAAAatgtgtttatttatttcaatagatataaaagaattgGTAATAAAGCTCTGGCAGCAAGTTGGAGTGAATTAGGACGTGTACATATTTGGGATTTGGATAAACAATTAAATGCACTTGATAATGATGAATTGCTACGTGCATATAATAAGGAGTCTAAAAAAAATGATGGGAATATCAAACCATTATTTAGTTTTAAAGGACATCTTTCAGAAGGATATGGACTTGATTGGTGTCCAACAGAAATAGGCATGTTAGCTTCTGGTGATTGCAAGGGTAACATTCATATATGGCATTTTAGTAATTCTTCAACTTGGCATGTGGATCAACGACCATATAATTCACATGCACCATACAGTGTTGAAGATATTCAGTGGTCACCTAATGAAAGACATGTACTTGCTTCATGTTCAGTTGATAAAAGGTAtgatcttaattaaatttctaataagtTTCTATTAGGttaatatacgttttattatttactttaatacCATAACTAATATCaagtttttaatatacttttctaattatactGTAACTTTAACAGTATTAAAATTTGGGATACAAGAGCAAGTCCACAATCTGCATGCATGTTAACAGCAGCTAGCACACATACTGCTGATGTTAATGTTATTTCATGGAATTGTAAAGAAAGACAGTTTCTTGTATCTGGTGGTGATGATGGCTTGGTTTGTGTATGGGATTTGCGTCAGTTTGGTGCTAGTAATACAAGAGCATTAGCCATATTTAAGCAACACACTGCACCTGTTACAACAGTAGAATGGCACCCTCAAGAGGCTACTGTATTTGCTTCTGGTGGAGCTGATGATCAAATTGCTCAGTGGGATTTATCAATAGAAGCCAATCAATCAGAAGAGATAGAAGACAGTGAATTAAAGGAACTTCCGCCacaattgttatttatacatCAAGGTCAAACTGATATAAAAGAATTGCATTGGCATCCTCAATGTCCTGGTACTGTAATATCAACGGCACATTCAGGATTTAATGTATTTCGTACAATTAGTGTATAATCTGTCCAATAAAAAGTccaatgtttataaaatactttctattattttgaaatttttgtatcttgtAATAACAAGTAGTCTTGCATTTTCTTGTGTAAATTAAAATGCTCATAAATACCTTCATTTTAGCTacaatgcaataaaattagaaatgtaTGGTGccatttaaaaaacattgaTGATTTCGAAATTCCGTGAAAATATGACACATGAGAAAATCTTTTCTCAccattaaatatatgtaagctaataataatttatttatttatatcatatatatattcatatatatttatgattatatatattcatttatatttattaccaaataatttattttttctcaatAGTTTTTTGATATAAAGACGAATAAGAAAGACATTCTCCCTGTTATCTTGTTTCTTGTGAATCAttctataaattacatattttaaagtgGTTATAAATGTCAAAAAATGTCACTTTTTTGCATCATAAATAAATGAGAGAtaagtatatttcatattattaacTAATTGCCCGCGGTTTCGCCCACagtatttgaatttatatatatatatataatcttctGTTTGAACATTCTCTAGAAgctgaaatttcgaaaaacgcTTAAACAcacgtttgtttatttttaataatgagTTCACATGTTAGTGGACATAAAGATATggttatttttcaaaaagaacTTTATCCTCTTTTTACCTTTTTGAGGTCCATATTTccaaaaatctttttttattctatcatAAAAGAAGTATACTGTATGCAAATATcatgtttcgtataatataattcgtaTAACGGATTGGGCTGGATATTGGTGATTAGAGTTATTTTTgcgttatacatatatatatgtatatatatatttcattttatttcatatacacatacatataatacatagaatataaaatataatttatttatatataagattCAATGATAACAGATGTCTTATTGTCGGTCTACCATGAGGGCAATTCCAAGGATTTTCCATTTCTGCCATTtgagtaattaatttatgcatGTCATTGTTATTAAGAGCCGTACCTATCATAACTGCCTTGCGACAGGCTTTTGATGCCAGCATTTGTCTTACTCGACTTGGACGAAATGTACTATTTTTTTGGTTTTCTATACCACCTTCtctaataagaaaaatcaattcttCGATGTCATCCTGTCCAAATTGCCAATGACCACTTACTGGTATACCTGTGAGTTGCACACGATGACCAGATTCACCTAcagcaaaatatttgaaactatatttatttatatttgaataaattaaaaatatattatacattcttTCAAAAGTACTAATTACTTATGacaattaaaacattttttaatttattttgttcacCTTCagaatctattttaaaaaaaaaaccattATCTTCAAATGTTTTTTGATGTTCAATTAATATTGTCTCATTAAgtggagaaatatttaaaaatttaggaataattaatttttgggTTCGTAATTGAGTTTCATTATTAAGCTTCtcaaaacgatatttttcatcggtAGCATGTTGATCAATAATGAAAAGATCTTCCTTCAAACGTGTTATTATAAAACCAAGATTAAACTGACCTATAATTTCcatctgtaaaatattctttttatagaaactGTATAAGAAAATAACTATCATGTTAAActtataagataaaaatacaaaataatagataatgtgctaaaaaattaaaacttataGAATCCAATAAttcagtaaaatataaataacctCGAAAAAAGAATCTTTTGTTAATTGTTTTCTTAATTCATTTTCAGCATTTGAATTGTGATCCATCTGTGCCTTAAACTTGATCCTTGTACTTGAAATCACACATTTCGATAAAAGATTTTGCTTTTCTTGAAGTTGTTGTTTTATTGCCAGAATGCTAATTGGCATTTGTACagtatctaatatttttgttttatttgttacattattttgtacattatcattgtcattatcatattgaatagttttattttcattaatgtgttgcatattttgtttttctatatgttctatttttgatattgtatttaaattgtgAAATCTTTTGATTGGTCGATCAGCATTTGTAGGtgaaattgttctttttacACCAAAACTTAATTCTGATACAGGGTTTGCAGTCAAATTTCCTTGTAATTTGTCCCATCTagatgataaattatattttaaagttgctaaaattaaattttcttgtgTACAGAAGATGATTCTCTTATTTGGAGTTACATTAATATCAGTTgagtttttatttaacttcaaatttaaaaaaataaatggatattgtttattattatatttatgataaatttgatttattaatttactgaCTTTTGTCAGATCACATGGTCGAccatttacataaaaaaattgtctatCAGGAGCAGAACGTCCAACATCATGATCACAGCTGCTAATATAACAATCCCATTCAAAATCCACAATTACATTACTTGATAAGTTATATTCTTGCAATGTTGCTTCATCAGGAGGTAAcagttcaattttaataagtccatttgaagattttttgccaaatattaaattaatattgcttAAAATATTACTGGGACTAACAGTATTAATTACAAGATTAGGGGATTTGTCTGATACACAATTGGAGCatgttatttttgtattagtAGAAACTAAGCAATAGCTATATAGTACTTGAATAGCTCGAATATATTCCTTTTTaagatttctttgaaattcttttgcTCTAACAGAAAGGcacttaaatatattttttatatgcaCAGTAGTTCCTATTTCTCTTGCACATGGTTCTTTTTTTTGCAGCGCACCATTGTGatcaaattgtaatttaaaaccATGTTCGCTTGTAGAATGTCTTGTAACAATACATAAGTCAGCTAAAGAACAAAGTGAACTAAGAGCTTCTCCCCGAAATCCAAACGTGCTCACTTCTGTTAAATCTGAGAATTCTCGAAGTTTAGAAGTATAATGCTTCAGTCctgattaaagaaaaatgtatgtaaatattacttaattattttggaatttctcttctatattaaatatacacagATATATGAATGCATATATATACCTAATCCTTCAAAATCTTGTTCTAAAACACCAGTTCCATTATCACTGACGCTGATACATGTCTTTCCATaatctttcaatttaatatcaattaatgtAGCACCACTATCTAAACTATTTTCTACCAGTTCTTTCACAGCAGTTGCAAGATCAAATATTACCtagtaaaattttttacgtatacatatatacatatatattacctaactattattatataccatatatataagaatatatatgaCAATTGAATTGACAAAATCTATTAAGGCTTGTATGAAACTATCAGAATTCTGTGTGGATGACTAACAGGGGCAATATTAAATCAAGCTAAAACCAAAGAAACTTCAGGAAATAGATAAGACtaacaaataaattagtaGAACTTAAGTCAAATCTGAAATACACTATactatattacaatatattataatatatgtatgttgtattatatcgtattacgttaataatatattatgtatcacattatattttgctatattttattatattatgattatataaaatatagacgTTTCTAACAGAGACTGTAGTAGCTTTTAAGCCTCATTATAatgaacaaataataataattgttattaccatagttaaataatttaattatttaataaacttaaattaataatacgttattaccTACTACTTAATAAGCAATAGATTTAAAAGCACAATTATACCACATAAAGaatatcttatttaatttgaatcaAGTTGAATTACTTAAAAAGGTATCAGTATTCTACAAAACGTGACTAAAAAATCTTGTtcttatacaatataaccAAAATCCTATATATTATGtctcaaacatttttcaacattatttaaaaattggcatcatattaaaatatttagctGTTCATAGTTACGATACTCCATGTTCTATACTgacatttttatgatataattataattataaaaaaaatattatgttatactaATTAAGATACAAACGTGAAAGTAGGGTAAccttatacattttaataaataactaagaataatagaacatatatttatttgctaaaaaataattaatattacatattgaatatataaCGTTGATATATAAAggtagaatattaatatactcGTAGGTTAACCTCACCTGACCAGAACAAATTTGATGAATTGTTTGTTTACTTATAACATTAAtcttcttcgatttttccGACGATGATATTGGTTCATCCATCACCAATATATGTGAAGGTAAATGAAAACTCAATTAGTTATCTATTGTCTACGTCGTAGGAACATCTGTACCTACTTACATTGTAGCTgcaaagtattataaaaaggtcaataattttatgttttgaCGATGTTTCAATgtaaaaactttattttttaagtattaatgtgtaatattttaactaagtttacttaaaatttaaattattttcaaataacttgTGTTCATAACATTCTCATATTTGATTGgatataacgaaatgaaaatgttaagtAAGTAAAACTAACCACATTATATTATGGCGCGATATTTGATGTTTatcttctaataatataataatcttctaatatacaaaatacggATAACtttgtagtaaaataataattgctgcatagagaaaaagataaatttgttaaatctctacaataataagaaataaaattaaaatgaattaattacaattttgttctTCTCTACGAAggtatacattttataatcaatttctttattatacaGCATAGATATCCCATTTACttatataagaataaataaaattgcgaGTGGAATGTAacacaattaaattattgtaagactatttaaatgttataaattactaCCAAATACGTTACATTTTcctaatataattacataaaatatgtttcgatTAGTGCCAAAATTATCTATGTGAAATGAGGAAAGTAGAATACCATTATGTTTCCACTAAATtgtaatcaaatttaatttatagtacTTACAATGTTCTCAGTAATTAGTTTCCACAGACAACAAAtgcattcataaaaatataacaaatcaTTCTATAACTGTTACATTTCCTTTCGTAGAGATAACTGaatgctttttatttaaacaggACTTCAGGAGgctaacaaaaatataacaacaaAAATGAAGATgcgtttgtttattattaaccttatgtaatatcgtttcaaaaattttcaattacattattatatataataaaaataaaaataaaatagaaataacataataattataatcgcaataattgcaataatcgcaataattataattataacagtGGTAATAGCAATAgcaatagtagtagtagtagtagtagtagtagtagtagtagtagtagtagtagtagtagtagtagtagtagtagtagtagtagtagtagtagtagtagtagtagtagtagtagtagtagtagtagtagtagtagtagtagtagtagtagtagtagtagtagtagtagtagtagtagtagtagtagtagtagtaggaNNNNNNNNNNNNNNNNNNNNNNNNNNNNNNNNNNNNNNNNNNNNNNNNNNNNNNNNNNNNNNNNNNNNNNNNNNNNNNNNNNNNNNNNNNNNNNNNagtagtagtagtagtagtagtaatagtagtagtagtagtagtagtagtagtagtagtagtagtagtagtgaTAATAGGAGTGATGATGGTGATGGTAAtggtagtaatagtagtagtaataggaATAGCAATGGTAGTGGTAATAACAATAagaataatggtaataatcataataaagacaataataaaaatattaatcacatAATCATAATAGTGATAGTAATGATAACGACAGAAGTAATATCAggatgaataataataaaaataaaaataataacaataataataatagtagtagtaataatagcaataataatataatgtaatataatataatatgaaaatgtttacAGGGTAGATACAACTTTTTCTTCATCTTGTATGGAGGCTTGTTAATTTTCATCTTAATAAATTGGTTTTTCTTAATTCAGTTTGTTTTCTGTATTCATTCCTTACATTTTTTATGTCGGTTAGCGTGTGCAATCATCAAACAAGAAACTGAAATGATGGATGTGTACTCATCATTTCTTCTCGTCTATAGACGTACGCACTTTGCATAACAGGCATACATCAGTCGtgtattatagtatattttctGAACACAATGTTTTTACACATGACGTTAGGAAACTTATGGTATTTTAATCCAGTCACAATGTGTTTCAAAGAATTTGTTTTaagatttacataaatataatatatggtTTTCAAATCATTTaagcaatttaataatttgagtGAAGAAAGCGTaaagtgaattttttaataaatactctgatgt comes from Bombus pyrosoma isolate SC7728 linkage group LG2, ASM1482585v1, whole genome shotgun sequence and encodes:
- the LOC122573189 gene encoding glutamate-rich WD repeat-containing protein 1, encoding MTIFYKEISKEMEYEQMSEVDEDMEESSSDSNEEDSIASDEVKNNKSKIYLPGKPLECGEELIVDKTAYRMLHHAQSGAPCLSFDIILDDLGNNREDYPLNIYLVAGTQAAKTHVNNLLVMKMKNLCGIEDNSDDESDDDELHSESDTNIPILSVAPMKHQGCVNRVRYKRIGNKALAASWSELGRVHIWDLDKQLNALDNDELLRAYNKESKKNDGNIKPLFSFKGHLSEGYGLDWCPTEIGMLASGDCKGNIHIWHFSNSSTWHVDQRPYNSHAPYSVEDIQWSPNERHVLASCSVDKSIKIWDTRASPQSACMLTAASTHTADVNVISWNCKERQFLVSGGDDGLVCVWDLRQFGASNTRALAIFKQHTAPVTTVEWHPQEATVFASGGADDQIAQWDLSIEANQSEEIEDSELKELPPQLLFIHQGQTDIKELHWHPQCPGTVISTAHSGFNVFRTISV
- the LOC122573179 gene encoding mismatch repair endonuclease PMS2 isoform X1, translating into MDEPISSSEKSKKINVISKQTIHQICSGQVIFDLATAVKELVENSLDSGATLIDIKLKDYGKTCISVSDNGTGVLEQDFEGLGLKHYTSKLREFSDLTEVSTFGFRGEALSSLCSLADLCIVTRHSTSEHGFKLQFDHNGALQKKEPCAREIGTTVHIKNIFKCLSVRAKEFQRNLKKEYIRAIQVLYSYCLVSTNTKITCSNCVSDKSPNLVINTVSPSNILSNINLIFGKKSSNGLIKIELLPPDEATLQEYNLSSNVIVDFEWDCYISSCDHDVGRSAPDRQFFYVNGRPCDLTKVSKLINQIYHKYNNKQYPFIFLNLKLNKNSTDINVTPNKRIIFCTQENLILATLKYNLSSRWDKLQGNLTANPVSELSFGVKRTISPTNADRPIKRFHNLNTISKIEHIEKQNMQHINENKTIQYDNDNDNVQNNVTNKTKILDTVQMPISILAIKQQLQEKQNLLSKCVISSTRIKFKAQMDHNSNAENELRKQLTKDSFFEMEIIGQFNLGFIITRLKEDLFIIDQHATDEKYRFEKLNNETQLRTQKLIIPKFLNISPLNETILIEHQKTFEDNGFFFKIDSEGEQNKLKNVLIVISESGHRVQLTGIPVSGHWQFGQDDIEELIFLIREGGIENQKNSTFRPSRVRQMLASKACRKAVMIGTALNNNDMHKLITQMAEMENPWNCPHGRPTIRHLLSLNLIYK
- the LOC122573179 gene encoding mismatch repair endonuclease PMS2 isoform X2; its protein translation is MDEPISSSEKSKKINVISKQTIHQICSGQVIFDLATAVKELVENSLDSGATLIDIKLKDYGKTCISVSDNGTGVLEQDFEGLGLKHYTSKLREFSDLTEVSTFGFRGEALSSLCSLADLCIVTRHSTSEHGFKLQFDHNGALQKKEPCAREIGTTVHIKNIFKCLSVRAKEFQRNLKKEYIRAIQVLYSYCLVSTNTKITCSNCVSDKSPNLVINTVSPSNILSNINLIFGKKSSNGLIKIELLPPDEATLQEYNLSSNVIVDFEWDCYISSCDHDVGRSAPDRQFFYVNGRPCDLTKVSKLINQIYHKYNNKQYPFIFLNLKLNKNSTDINVTPNKRIIFCTQENLILATLKYNLSSRWDKLQGNLTANPVSELSFGVKRTISPTNADRPIKRFHNLNTISKIEHIEKQNMQHINENKTIQYDNDNDNVQNNVTNKTKILDTVQMPISILAIKQQLQEKQNLLSKCVISSTRIKFKAQMDHNSNAENELRKQLTKDSFFEMEIIGQFNLGFIITRLKEDLFIIDQHATDEKYRFEKLNNETQLRTQKLIIPKFLNISPLNETILIEHQKTFEDNGFFFKIDSEGESGHRVQLTGIPVSGHWQFGQDDIEELIFLIREGGIENQKNSTFRPSRVRQMLASKACRKAVMIGTALNNNDMHKLITQMAEMENPWNCPHGRPTIRHLLSLNLIYK